From Lysobacter silvisoli, the proteins below share one genomic window:
- the rplV gene encoding 50S ribosomal protein L22 — translation MEAKAILRTARISPQKARLVADQVRGLSAERAVNLLKFSDKKAAALIRKVVESAIANAENNQGADVDELKVKTIMVDEGPALKRFMARAKGRGTRILKRTSHITVVVGAGK, via the coding sequence ATGGAAGCGAAAGCCATCCTGCGCACCGCGCGCATCTCCCCGCAGAAGGCCCGCCTGGTCGCCGACCAGGTGCGCGGTCTGTCCGCCGAGCGCGCCGTCAACCTGCTGAAGTTCTCGGACAAGAAGGCAGCTGCACTGATCCGTAAGGTCGTGGAGTCCGCCATCGCCAACGCCGAGAACAACCAGGGCGCCGACGTCGACGAACTCAAGGTCAAGACCATCATGGTGGACGAGGGTCCCGCACTGAAGCGCTTCATGGCGCGTGCGAAGGGCCGCGGCACCCGCATCCTCAAGCGCACCAGCCACATCACTGTGGTTGTGGGCGCGGGCAAGTAA
- the rplC gene encoding 50S ribosomal protein L3, with amino-acid sequence MTAKKYSLGIVGRKAGMSRVFLADGKSVPVTLIEATPNRITQIKTTETDGYSAVQVTVGVRRAALVNKPEAGHLAKAKVEAGRGLWELRVEADQIGAFEIGGEIKADIFSEGQIVDVQGVTKGKGFQGTIKRWNFRMGDATHGNSLSHRSPGSIGQRQTPGRVFPGKKMSGHMGAVQQSTQGLEVVKVDAERGLIAIKGAVPGAPGGDVIVRPSSKGA; translated from the coding sequence ATGACCGCGAAGAAATATTCGTTGGGCATCGTCGGCCGTAAGGCCGGCATGAGCCGCGTCTTCCTCGCCGACGGTAAGTCGGTGCCGGTGACGCTGATCGAAGCCACTCCGAACCGTATCACCCAGATCAAGACCACCGAGACCGACGGCTACAGCGCCGTGCAGGTGACGGTGGGCGTGCGCCGCGCCGCGCTCGTCAACAAGCCCGAAGCCGGTCACCTCGCCAAGGCGAAGGTCGAAGCCGGTCGCGGCCTGTGGGAGCTGCGCGTGGAAGCCGACCAGATCGGCGCTTTCGAGATCGGCGGCGAAATCAAGGCCGACATCTTCTCCGAAGGCCAGATCGTCGACGTCCAGGGCGTCACCAAGGGCAAGGGCTTCCAGGGCACGATCAAGCGCTGGAACTTCCGCATGGGCGACGCGACGCACGGTAACTCGCTGTCGCACCGCTCGCCGGGTTCGATCGGCCAGCGCCAGACGCCGGGCCGCGTTTTCCCGGGCAAGAAGATGTCCGGTCACATGGGCGCCGTCCAGCAGAGCACGCAGGGCCTGGAAGTGGTGAAGGTCGACGCCGAGCGCGGCCTGATCGCCATCAAGGGTGCCGTGCCGGGCGCTCCGGGCGGCGACGTGATCGTCCGCCCGTCGAGCAAGGGAGCATAA
- the rpsQ gene encoding 30S ribosomal protein S17: MTDNNTEKAVRTVEGRVVSNKMDKTVTVLVERQVKHALYGKYIRRSTKLHAHDAENACKEGDIVRVKEIAPLSKTKNWSVVEIVSRVAE; encoded by the coding sequence ATGACCGACAACAATACAGAGAAGGCTGTGCGCACGGTTGAAGGCCGGGTCGTCAGCAACAAGATGGACAAGACCGTCACCGTGCTCGTCGAGCGCCAGGTCAAGCACGCGCTGTACGGCAAGTACATCCGCCGCTCGACCAAGCTCCACGCCCACGACGCCGAGAACGCCTGCAAGGAAGGCGATATTGTGCGCGTGAAGGAGATTGCTCCCCTGTCGAAGACCAAGAACTGGAGCGTGGTTGAAATCGTCAGCCGCGTGGCCGAATAA
- the fusA gene encoding elongation factor G: MARTTPIERYRNFGIMAHIDAGKTTTSERILFYTGVSHKIGEVHEGAATMDWMEQEQERGITITSAATTAFWKGMDKSLPEHRFNIIDTPGHVDFTIEVERSLRVLDGAVFVLCAVGGVQPQSETVWRQANKYSVPRMAFVNKMDRTGANFDKVVEQLKSRLGAYAVPMQVPIGAEDGFEGVVDLLKMKAIHWDVASQGTKFEYRDIPADLQSKAEEARGFMIEAAAEATEALMDKYLNEGELTEEEIIAGLRERTLRVEIVPVFCGSAFKNKGVQAMLDGVINLLPSPADRPPVQGIDEDDKEDSRKASDTEPFSALAFKIMTDPFVGALTFFRVYSGVLNSGDQVFNPVKSKKERIGRILQMHANQRDEIKEVRAGDIAAAVGLKDVTTGDTLCAADHVITLERMTFPEPVISMAVEPKTKSDQEKMGIALGRLAQEDPSFRVRTDEESGQTIIAGMGELHLDIIVDRMRREFNVEANVGKPQVAYRETIRKSDVKSDYKHAKQSGGKGQYGHVVIELSPMNEADRANEDVENDFLFVNDITGGVIPKEFIPAVEKGLRETITSGPLAGFPVVNVKVKLVFGSYHDVDSSEMAFKLAASMAFKEGFRKADPVLLEPMMKVEVVTPEEYVGDVMGDLSRRRGLLQGQDDTPSGKTINAMVPLGEMFGYATTIRSLTQGRATFTMEFDHYAEAPNNIAETVIKKA; encoded by the coding sequence GTGGCTCGCACCACTCCCATCGAGCGTTACCGCAACTTCGGCATCATGGCTCACATCGATGCCGGCAAGACCACCACGTCGGAACGCATCCTGTTCTACACCGGCGTCAGCCACAAGATCGGCGAAGTGCACGAAGGTGCCGCGACGATGGACTGGATGGAGCAGGAGCAGGAGCGCGGCATCACCATCACTTCCGCCGCGACCACCGCGTTCTGGAAGGGCATGGACAAGTCCCTGCCGGAGCACCGCTTCAACATCATCGACACCCCCGGGCACGTCGACTTCACCATCGAAGTCGAGCGTTCGCTGCGCGTGCTCGACGGCGCGGTGTTCGTGCTGTGCGCCGTGGGCGGCGTGCAGCCGCAGTCGGAGACCGTGTGGCGTCAGGCCAACAAGTACTCCGTGCCGCGCATGGCGTTCGTCAACAAGATGGACCGCACCGGCGCCAACTTCGATAAGGTCGTCGAGCAGCTGAAGTCGCGCCTGGGCGCGTACGCCGTGCCGATGCAGGTGCCGATCGGCGCCGAAGACGGCTTCGAGGGCGTGGTCGACCTGCTGAAGATGAAGGCGATCCATTGGGACGTCGCCTCGCAGGGCACCAAGTTCGAGTACCGCGACATCCCGGCCGACCTGCAGTCCAAGGCCGAGGAAGCGCGCGGCTTCATGATCGAAGCGGCGGCCGAGGCCACCGAAGCGCTCATGGACAAGTACTTGAACGAAGGCGAGCTGACCGAGGAAGAAATCATCGCCGGTCTGCGCGAGCGCACCCTGCGCGTGGAGATCGTGCCGGTGTTCTGCGGCTCGGCGTTCAAGAACAAGGGCGTGCAGGCCATGCTCGACGGCGTGATCAACCTGCTGCCGTCGCCGGCCGACCGTCCGCCGGTCCAGGGCATCGACGAGGACGACAAGGAAGACAGCCGCAAGGCGTCCGACACCGAGCCGTTCTCGGCTCTGGCGTTCAAGATCATGACCGACCCGTTCGTGGGCGCGCTGACCTTCTTCCGCGTGTACTCGGGCGTGCTCAACTCCGGCGACCAGGTGTTCAACCCGGTCAAGTCGAAGAAGGAGCGCATCGGCCGCATCCTGCAGATGCACGCCAATCAGCGCGACGAGATCAAGGAAGTGCGCGCCGGCGACATCGCCGCGGCCGTGGGCCTGAAGGACGTGACCACCGGCGACACCCTGTGCGCCGCCGATCACGTCATCACCCTGGAGCGCATGACCTTCCCGGAGCCCGTCATCTCGATGGCGGTGGAGCCCAAGACCAAGTCGGACCAGGAAAAGATGGGCATCGCCCTGGGCCGTCTGGCGCAGGAAGATCCCTCGTTCCGCGTTCGTACCGACGAGGAATCCGGCCAGACCATCATCGCCGGCATGGGCGAGCTGCACCTGGACATCATCGTCGACCGCATGCGCCGCGAGTTCAACGTCGAGGCCAACGTCGGCAAGCCGCAGGTGGCGTACCGCGAGACGATCCGCAAGTCGGACGTCAAGTCGGACTACAAGCACGCCAAGCAGTCCGGCGGTAAGGGTCAGTACGGTCATGTCGTGATCGAGCTGTCGCCGATGAACGAAGCCGACCGCGCCAACGAGGATGTCGAGAACGATTTCCTGTTCGTCAACGACATCACCGGCGGCGTGATTCCGAAGGAATTCATCCCGGCGGTCGAGAAGGGCCTGCGCGAAACCATCACCAGCGGTCCGCTGGCCGGCTTCCCGGTGGTCAACGTCAAGGTCAAGCTGGTGTTCGGCTCGTACCACGACGTCGACTCGTCGGAAATGGCGTTCAAGCTCGCCGCTTCGATGGCCTTCAAGGAAGGCTTCCGCAAGGCCGATCCGGTCCTGCTGGAGCCGATGATGAAGGTCGAAGTGGTGACCCCGGAAGAGTACGTCGGCGACGTGATGGGCGACCTGAGCCGTCGTCGCGGCCTGCTGCAGGGCCAGGACGACACGCCGTCGGGCAAGACCATCAACGCGATGGTGCCGCTGGGCGAGATGTTCGGTTACGCGACCACCATCCGTTCGCTGACCCAGGGCCGCGCCACCTTCACGATGGAATTCGATCACTACGCCGAGGCGCCGAACAACATCGCCGAGACCGTGATCAAAAAGGCCTGA
- the rpsG gene encoding 30S ribosomal protein S7: MSRKGSTPQRSVLPDPKHGSETIARFINMVMQSGKKSVAEKIVYGAMDVIGEKNPNALELVEKALGNVSPSVEVKSRRVGGATYQVPVEVRSSRRMALAMRWLIESARKRGENTMPRKLAAELLDASENRGGAIKKREETHRMAEANKAFAHYRW, from the coding sequence ATGTCGCGTAAAGGCTCCACTCCGCAGCGTTCGGTCCTGCCCGATCCCAAGCACGGCAGCGAAACGATCGCGCGCTTCATCAATATGGTCATGCAGAGCGGCAAGAAGTCCGTCGCCGAAAAGATCGTCTACGGCGCCATGGACGTGATCGGGGAGAAGAACCCGAACGCGCTCGAGCTGGTCGAAAAGGCCCTCGGCAACGTCTCGCCTTCGGTCGAAGTGAAGTCGCGCCGCGTCGGCGGCGCCACCTACCAGGTGCCGGTCGAAGTGCGTTCCTCGCGCCGTATGGCCCTGGCGATGCGCTGGCTGATCGAGTCGGCGCGCAAGCGCGGCGAGAACACCATGCCGCGCAAGCTGGCCGCCGAACTGCTCGACGCCTCGGAAAACCGCGGCGGCGCGATCAAGAAGCGCGAAGAGACCCACCGCATGGCGGAAGCGAACAAGGCGTTCGCCCACTACCGCTGGTGA
- the tuf gene encoding elongation factor Tu yields MAKGKFERTKPHVNVGTIGHVDHGKTTLTAALTKVGAERFGGEFKAYDAIDAAPEEKARGITISTAHVEYESPNRHYAHVDCPGHADYVKNMITGAAQMDGAILVCSAADGPMPQTREHILLSRQVGVPYIVVFLNKADMVDDAELLELVEMEVRELLSKYDFPGDDTPIIKGSARLALEGDQSEIGVPAIIQLVEALDTFIPEPQRDVDKPFLMPVEDVFSISGRGTVVTGRIERGIIKVGDEIEIVGIRPTQKTTVTGVEMFRKLLDQGQAGDNAGLLLRGTKRDDVERGQVLCKPGSITPHTEFEAEVYVLSKDEGGRHTPFFKGYRPQFYFRTTDITGAVTLPEGVEMVMPGDNIKMVVSLINPVAMDEGLRFAIREGGRTVGAGVVAKIIK; encoded by the coding sequence ATGGCTAAGGGTAAGTTCGAGCGCACCAAGCCGCACGTGAACGTGGGCACCATCGGTCACGTCGACCACGGCAAGACCACGCTGACGGCCGCTCTGACCAAGGTCGGCGCCGAGCGTTTCGGTGGCGAGTTCAAGGCATACGACGCGATCGACGCGGCGCCGGAAGAGAAGGCGCGCGGCATCACGATCTCGACGGCGCACGTGGAATACGAAAGCCCGAACCGTCACTACGCGCACGTGGACTGCCCGGGCCACGCCGACTACGTGAAGAACATGATCACGGGTGCGGCGCAGATGGACGGCGCGATCCTGGTGTGCTCGGCCGCTGACGGTCCGATGCCGCAGACCCGCGAGCACATCCTGCTGTCGCGTCAGGTCGGCGTGCCGTACATCGTCGTGTTCCTGAACAAGGCCGACATGGTGGACGACGCCGAGCTGCTCGAGCTGGTGGAGATGGAAGTGCGCGAGCTGCTGTCGAAGTACGACTTCCCGGGCGACGACACCCCGATCATCAAGGGCTCGGCCCGTCTGGCGCTGGAAGGCGACCAGTCGGAGATCGGCGTGCCGGCGATCATCCAGCTGGTGGAAGCGCTGGACACGTTCATCCCGGAGCCGCAGCGCGACGTGGATAAGCCGTTCCTGATGCCGGTGGAAGACGTGTTCTCGATCTCGGGCCGCGGCACCGTGGTGACCGGCCGTATCGAGCGCGGCATCATCAAGGTGGGCGACGAAATCGAAATCGTCGGTATCCGTCCGACCCAGAAGACGACGGTCACCGGCGTGGAAATGTTCCGCAAGCTGCTGGACCAGGGTCAGGCGGGCGACAACGCCGGTCTGCTGCTGCGCGGCACCAAGCGCGACGACGTGGAGCGCGGCCAGGTGCTGTGCAAGCCGGGTTCGATCACCCCGCACACCGAGTTCGAGGCCGAGGTGTACGTGCTGTCGAAGGACGAGGGCGGCCGTCACACCCCGTTCTTCAAGGGCTACCGTCCGCAGTTCTACTTCCGCACCACGGACATCACCGGTGCGGTGACGCTGCCGGAAGGCGTGGAAATGGTCATGCCGGGCGACAACATCAAGATGGTGGTGAGCCTGATCAACCCGGTGGCGATGGACGAAGGCCTGCGTTTCGCGATCCGCGAAGGCGGCCGCACCGTCGGCGCCGGCGTGGTGGCGAAGATCATCAAGTGA
- the rplD gene encoding 50S ribosomal protein L4 codes for MELAINGSDKKLSVSDAIFDREFSEDLVHQVVVAYRNAGRAGTKAQKTRSEVNGTTKKSKKQKGGGARHGALTAPIFVGGGVTFAAKPRSFAQKVNRKMYRAAIAAILSELNRQGRISVVESLDVDAPKTSGLVAKLKTLEVGRRPLLVTEEASENLYLSARNLPYVEVRDVQGLDPVALVGADSIVFTTDAVKKIEEWLA; via the coding sequence ATGGAACTTGCCATCAACGGTAGCGACAAGAAGCTGTCGGTTTCCGACGCCATCTTCGATCGCGAATTCAGCGAAGACCTGGTCCACCAGGTCGTTGTGGCCTACCGCAACGCGGGCCGCGCCGGCACCAAGGCGCAGAAGACGCGTTCGGAAGTCAACGGCACCACCAAGAAGTCGAAGAAGCAGAAGGGCGGCGGCGCGCGTCACGGCGCGCTGACGGCTCCGATCTTCGTCGGCGGCGGCGTGACCTTCGCGGCCAAGCCGCGCAGCTTCGCCCAGAAGGTGAACCGCAAGATGTACCGCGCCGCGATCGCCGCGATCCTGTCCGAGCTGAACCGCCAGGGCCGCATCAGCGTCGTCGAGTCGCTGGACGTCGACGCGCCGAAGACCTCGGGCCTGGTCGCCAAGCTGAAGACGCTGGAAGTGGGCCGTCGTCCGCTGCTCGTCACCGAGGAAGCCTCCGAGAACCTGTACCTCTCGGCTCGCAACCTGCCTTATGTGGAAGTCCGCGACGTGCAGGGACTCGATCCGGTCGCCCTCGTCGGCGCCGACTCGATCGTGTTCACGACCGATGCGGTCAAGAAGATCGAGGAGTGGCTGGCATGA
- the rpsL gene encoding 30S ribosomal protein S12 — protein sequence MATINQLVRKPRQATTYKSASPALANCPQRRGVCTRVYTTTPKKPNSALRKVAKVRLTNGYEVISYIGGEGHNLQEHSVVLIRGGRVKDLPGVRYHTVRGSLDAAGVAKRRQSRSKYGAKRPKS from the coding sequence ATGGCAACGATCAACCAGCTCGTCCGCAAGCCGCGGCAGGCGACCACCTACAAGAGCGCCTCGCCGGCGCTGGCGAACTGCCCGCAGCGTCGCGGCGTTTGCACCCGCGTTTACACCACCACCCCGAAGAAGCCGAACTCGGCGCTGCGCAAGGTGGCCAAGGTGCGTCTGACCAACGGTTACGAGGTCATCTCGTACATCGGCGGCGAAGGCCACAACCTGCAGGAGCACAGCGTGGTGCTGATCCGCGGCGGCCGCGTCAAGGACCTGCCGGGCGTGCGCTACCACACCGTGCGCGGCTCGCTCGACGCCGCCGGCGTGGCCAAGCGCCGCCAGAGCCGTTCCAAGTACGGCGCCAAGCGTCCGAAGAGCTGA
- the rpsC gene encoding 30S ribosomal protein S3, with translation MGHKVHPTGIRLGISKDWSSKWFAGKKQYAEYLAADLKVREMLRKKLAQAGISKIFIERPANNARVTIHTARPGVVIGKRGEDIEKLRKEVSALMGVPAHINVTEVRKPELDAQLVAESIAQQLERRIMFRRAMKRAVGNAMRLGALGIKVNVAGRLNGAEIARSEWYREGRVPLHTLRADIDYGFAEAKTTYGIIGIKVWVYRGEIFDFTQVGQEKQDDSPRSDRGDRGDRGDRNDRPGRPAREQR, from the coding sequence ATGGGTCATAAAGTTCATCCGACCGGCATCCGCCTTGGCATCTCCAAGGATTGGAGCTCCAAGTGGTTCGCCGGCAAGAAGCAGTACGCCGAGTACCTGGCTGCCGACCTCAAGGTCCGCGAGATGCTTCGCAAGAAGCTCGCGCAGGCGGGCATCTCGAAGATCTTCATCGAGCGTCCGGCCAACAACGCCCGCGTGACCATCCACACCGCCCGTCCGGGCGTGGTGATCGGCAAGCGCGGCGAGGACATCGAGAAGCTGCGTAAGGAAGTCAGCGCGCTGATGGGCGTTCCGGCGCACATCAACGTGACCGAGGTCCGCAAGCCGGAACTCGACGCGCAGCTGGTCGCCGAGTCGATCGCTCAGCAGCTGGAGCGCCGCATCATGTTCCGTCGCGCCATGAAGCGCGCGGTGGGCAATGCGATGCGCCTTGGCGCCCTGGGCATCAAGGTCAACGTGGCCGGCCGTCTCAACGGCGCCGAGATCGCGCGTTCTGAGTGGTACCGCGAAGGTCGCGTGCCGCTGCACACGCTGCGCGCCGACATCGACTATGGCTTCGCTGAAGCCAAGACGACGTACGGCATCATCGGCATCAAGGTCTGGGTCTACCGCGGCGAAATCTTCGATTTCACCCAGGTCGGCCAGGAAAAGCAGGACGATTCGCCGCGCAGCGATCGTGGTGACCGCGGCGATCGCGGCGACCGTAACGACCGCCCGGGCCGTCCTGCCCGCGAACAGAGGTAA
- the rplX gene encoding 50S ribosomal protein L24, whose amino-acid sequence MNRIKKGDQVIVTAGKDKGKKGDVVRVLGDKVVVANINVVKRHTKPNPQANQPGGVIEREAPIHISNVMLFNPATGKGERIGFKVLEDGRKLRVFRSSGEAVDA is encoded by the coding sequence ATGAACCGTATCAAGAAGGGCGATCAGGTGATCGTCACCGCCGGCAAGGACAAGGGCAAGAAGGGCGACGTGGTGCGTGTGCTCGGCGACAAGGTCGTCGTGGCCAACATCAACGTGGTCAAGCGCCACACCAAGCCGAACCCGCAGGCCAACCAGCCGGGCGGCGTGATCGAGCGCGAAGCGCCGATTCACATTTCCAACGTCATGCTGTTCAACCCGGCCACCGGCAAGGGCGAGCGCATCGGTTTCAAGGTGCTGGAGGATGGACGCAAACTGCGTGTGTTCCGCTCCAGCGGTGAGGCGGTTGACGCCTGA
- the rpsS gene encoding 30S ribosomal protein S19, whose product MARSLKKGPFVDHHLQKKVEAAGNNKKPIKTWSRRSMILPEMIGFTIAVHNGKNHIPVLVNENMVGHKLGEFALTRTFKGHGGDKKSGK is encoded by the coding sequence ATGGCACGTTCCCTCAAGAAAGGTCCGTTCGTCGACCACCATCTGCAGAAGAAGGTGGAAGCGGCCGGCAACAACAAGAAGCCGATCAAGACCTGGTCGCGTCGTTCGATGATTCTCCCGGAGATGATCGGCTTCACCATTGCCGTTCACAACGGCAAGAACCACATCCCCGTGCTGGTCAACGAGAACATGGTTGGCCACAAGCTTGGCGAATTCGCCCTGACCCGTACGTTCAAGGGTCACGGCGGCGACAAGAAGTCGGGCAAGTAA
- the rplB gene encoding 50S ribosomal protein L2: MALMTFKPTSAGRRSAVRVVTPGLHKGAPHAALVEKQSKSGGRNHHGRITTRHIGGGHKQHYRIIDFKRDKVGIPARVERIEYDPNRTAHIALLCYVDGERRYIIAPKGLKDGDQVIAGRDAPIRVGNTLPLSNIPVGTTVCCVEMKPGKGAQLARAAGASAYLVAREQGYATLRLRSGEMRKVPVECGATIGEVGNDEHSLEKLGKAGAKRWRGIKPTVRGAAMNPVDHPHGGGEAKAGQGNPHPVTPWGVPTKGYKTRKNKRTQQFIVRDRRS; encoded by the coding sequence ATGGCATTGATGACTTTCAAGCCCACGTCCGCCGGCCGCCGCAGCGCGGTCCGCGTGGTGACGCCGGGCCTGCATAAGGGCGCGCCGCACGCGGCGTTGGTCGAAAAGCAGAGCAAGAGCGGCGGCCGCAACCACCACGGTCGCATCACCACCCGCCACATCGGCGGTGGCCACAAGCAGCACTACCGCATCATCGACTTCAAGCGCGACAAGGTCGGCATCCCCGCCCGCGTCGAGCGGATCGAATACGATCCGAACCGCACCGCGCACATCGCGCTGCTGTGCTACGTCGATGGCGAGCGTCGTTACATCATCGCCCCCAAGGGCCTGAAGGACGGCGACCAGGTGATCGCCGGCCGCGACGCCCCGATCCGCGTCGGCAACACCCTGCCGCTGAGCAACATCCCGGTCGGCACCACCGTGTGCTGCGTCGAGATGAAGCCGGGCAAGGGCGCCCAGCTGGCCCGTGCGGCCGGCGCCAGCGCCTACCTGGTGGCTCGCGAGCAGGGCTACGCCACGCTGCGTCTTCGCTCCGGCGAAATGCGCAAGGTGCCGGTCGAGTGCGGCGCCACCATCGGCGAAGTCGGCAACGACGAGCACAGCCTGGAGAAGCTCGGCAAGGCCGGCGCCAAGCGCTGGCGCGGCATCAAGCCGACCGTTCGTGGCGCGGCCATGAACCCGGTCGACCATCCGCACGGCGGTGGTGAGGCCAAGGCTGGCCAGGGCAACCCGCATCCGGTGACGCCGTGGGGCGTTCCGACCAAGGGTTACAAGACGCGTAAGAACAAGCGTACGCAGCAGTTCATCGTTCGCGACCGCAGGAGCTAA
- the rplW gene encoding 50S ribosomal protein L23: MNDAKLYSIIRAPRVSEKTARLQEVSNQYVFEVATDATKADIKVAVEKLFDVKVEAVNVVNVKGKSKAFRFRMGRRGDWRKAYVKLAEGQSIDVIAKP; encoded by the coding sequence ATGAACGACGCCAAGCTCTACAGCATCATCCGCGCGCCGCGCGTGTCCGAAAAGACCGCGCGTCTGCAGGAAGTTTCCAACCAATACGTCTTCGAAGTCGCGACGGACGCTACCAAGGCCGACATCAAGGTCGCCGTGGAAAAGCTGTTCGACGTTAAGGTCGAGGCGGTGAATGTGGTCAACGTGAAGGGCAAGAGCAAGGCCTTCCGTTTCCGCATGGGCCGTCGCGGCGACTGGCGCAAGGCGTACGTGAAGCTGGCCGAAGGCCAGTCGATCGACGTGATTGCCAAGCCCTGA
- the rpmC gene encoding 50S ribosomal protein L29 has product MELKELRAKSADELKAHLVDLHKESFALRMQKATGQLAKTHEARRVRREIARVNTLLGQKK; this is encoded by the coding sequence ATGGAACTGAAAGAACTCCGCGCGAAGTCGGCCGACGAGCTCAAGGCCCACCTGGTCGACCTGCACAAGGAGAGCTTCGCTCTCCGCATGCAGAAGGCCACCGGCCAGCTCGCCAAGACCCACGAGGCCCGCCGTGTTCGCCGCGAGATCGCTCGCGTGAACACGCTGCTGGGTCAGAAGAAGTAA
- the rplP gene encoding 50S ribosomal protein L16, producing MLQPKRTKYRKVHKGRNEGLSWNGNAVSFGEYGLKATAHGQLTARQIEAARRSISRYVKRGGKMWIRVFPDKPITKKPIEVRMGSGKGNVEYWVAQIQPGRMIYEIEGVAEDVAREAFRLAAAKLSVTTTFVTRTVR from the coding sequence ATGTTGCAACCCAAGCGAACCAAGTACCGCAAGGTACACAAGGGCCGCAATGAGGGCCTGAGCTGGAACGGCAATGCCGTCAGCTTCGGCGAATACGGCCTCAAGGCGACCGCACACGGCCAGCTGACCGCGCGTCAGATCGAAGCGGCGCGCCGCTCGATCAGCCGCTACGTCAAGCGCGGCGGCAAGATGTGGATCCGCGTGTTCCCCGACAAGCCGATCACCAAGAAGCCGATCGAAGTCCGAATGGGCTCCGGTAAGGGCAACGTGGAGTACTGGGTCGCCCAGATCCAGCCCGGCCGCATGATTTACGAGATCGAAGGCGTTGCCGAAGATGTGGCGCGCGAAGCGTTCCGTCTGGCTGCCGCCAAGCTCTCGGTTACCACCACCTTCGTTACCCGTACGGTGCGCTAA
- the rpsJ gene encoding 30S ribosomal protein S10 encodes MADQKIRIRLKAYDHRLIDRSASEIVETAKRTGAQVRGPIPLPTKIERYTVLVSPHVDKDARDQYETRTHKRVLDIVDPNDKTVDALMKLELAAGVDVQIKLT; translated from the coding sequence ATGGCGGACCAAAAGATCCGGATTCGGCTGAAGGCGTACGATCATCGTCTGATCGACCGCTCGGCCAGCGAGATCGTCGAGACGGCCAAGCGGACCGGCGCGCAAGTGCGCGGCCCGATCCCGCTGCCGACCAAGATCGAACGCTACACCGTCCTGGTGTCCCCGCACGTCGATAAGGACGCGCGCGACCAGTACGAAACCCGCACGCACAAGCGCGTGCTCGACATCGTCGACCCCAACGACAAGACCGTGGACGCGCTGATGAAGCTCGAACTCGCGGCTGGCGTCGACGTGCAGATCAAGCTGACCTGA
- the rplN gene encoding 50S ribosomal protein L14, producing the protein MIQMQSYLDVADNSGAKEVMCIKVLGGSKRRYAHIGDIIKVTVKDAIPRGKVKKGDVYDAVVVRTRKGVRRPDGSLIRFDGNAAVLLNNKHEPIGTRIFGPVTRELRSEKFMKIVSLAPEVL; encoded by the coding sequence ATGATCCAGATGCAAAGCTACCTCGACGTGGCCGACAATTCCGGTGCCAAGGAAGTGATGTGCATTAAGGTGCTCGGTGGCTCCAAGCGCCGTTACGCCCACATCGGCGACATCATCAAGGTCACCGTCAAGGACGCGATTCCGCGTGGCAAGGTCAAGAAGGGCGACGTCTACGACGCCGTCGTGGTGCGTACCCGCAAGGGCGTGCGCCGTCCGGACGGTTCGCTGATCCGCTTCGACGGCAACGCCGCGGTGTTGCTCAACAACAAGCATGAGCCGATCGGCACCCGTATCTTCGGGCCCGTGACTCGCGAGCTGCGCTCCGAGAAGTTCATGAAGATCGTCTCGCTCGCGCCTGAAGTGCTCTGA